The Oncorhynchus nerka isolate Pitt River unplaced genomic scaffold, Oner_Uvic_2.0 unplaced_scaffold_3361, whole genome shotgun sequence genome has a segment encoding these proteins:
- the LOC135566781 gene encoding FH1/FH2 domain-containing protein 3-like — protein MITETEKFSGVVSPQSQDSPSLGSRPTEPEPDPAQEEHDNMKNMLNTSSGTDHQGNLRRNRGYRSLGPVSPSQMSVAKEDSASSQDDATDEIMDRLVKSVTRSPSERPSSPKTRKRSRLNRKSCEYYNMERRGL, from the exons GGTGGTGTCTCCCCAGTCCCAGGACAGCCCCTCCCTTGGCTCCAGACCTACAGAGCCAGAGCCGGATCCAGCCCAGGAGGAGCATGacaacatgaagaacatgctcAACACCTCCAGCGGTACCGACCACCAGGGGAACCTGCGCCGCAACCGGGGCTACCGCA GTCTAGGCCCAGTTAGTCCATCCCAGATGTCTGTAGCCAAAGAGGACAGTGCTAGCTCCCAGGATGATGCTACGGATGAGATCATGGATCGGCTAGTCAAGTCTGTTACCAGGAGCCCCTCAGAGAGGCCGTCCAGCCCCAAGACACGCAAACGCTCCCGTCTCAACAGGAAGTCGTGTGAGTACTACAACATGGAGAGGAGGGGCCTTTAA